The Corvus hawaiiensis isolate bCorHaw1 chromosome 1, bCorHaw1.pri.cur, whole genome shotgun sequence genomic sequence TGAGGTTCATATTCCAAGCATTAGTATTCCATCACTTTGGTGAAAGTACTAATCATATTCTGTAATTAGAGTATAGCAGTCACGGCCAGCTGTCAAAGCACAAGTCTGAAAGAGCCTACCTTCAAGAGCAGAAAATAGCTCTGATCTTAGCTATGGATTGATGTTATTGCTATTTGTACTTTATCTTATGTAGGCATAATGTTTCAGGAGTACACGTTGGCATTGCTTGATTACAAACCTGCATGCAACTGttcattaaaaaccaaaagccCTCTCTTGACTGGCACTTTTTGTTAAAGGTTTAAGCTGCATATATTTTTGCTTATGGTTGGGTTTATCCCAGAACCATACACCACCACCTTAAAATGAGTAGAGTTCTGCAAATATTGCAAGGGCACAGGTGCCTAAATGTTAACAAACCAGGTACCCCTCTTTCAGGAAGTGTGAGAACTCGGCATTTGTCTTAGGATTGCAGTGTATTTTATTGCAGCTAAATATCATGGTTTTGTTACGCACACTTTTAGGGGCCTTGGGGGTGGTTGTAATTTGAGGAGGAATAGATTGGGGATTTGAAACATGTTACTTTACATACAATGCATCTGACCAGAGCATTGTatctttttaataaagaattaatAAGCAATGATAATTTAACTTGGTCAAAATGAAGGGGGTTAGAGTTCCTCTTTGTCATTTCTGATCCCTTTTTTTCAAGCCCAAATGATAATGAAATACCAGAAGAGGCAATTTTCTTACATAATCATACTCATTTATAAAGttactcattaaaaaaagagttctGTGTTTGTGGAGTCTTCTTTTTTACCTAAGGCTGAGTATCATACTTTTACCAGCAGCACTAATCAAATGTCATGAATGCTGAAAAGCATAAACTCTGGGAACTGTAAATACCAAGCTACAAAATTCTCTAGCTCAATATCAAAGTCAAGgattttttcaaatacaaaccACTAGCCAAGGCAAGTATTGTTTTGGTATCAGTAATGTTTATAGTAAAAAAGTATGTGCAAACAATGCAGgatattaaatttcttttccttgccaATGAGCCAGACTTGTATCACACGCATTGTCTAAGAtatctccctcctccctctcacTCTCCTTTCCCCTGTCCCCTACCCTGCACTTCCTTGCTTTTTAATTTACAGAAGACTGTGACTGTGAAGGGTATTTCAATGGACACTACATAGGTGAGTAACCAAAAACCCCTTACATCTTCCCTAACGCacccaccccaaaccaaaatgaaaacaaaaaaaccccaccaaataaaacgccccaaaaaacccacttccacattaaaaaattaaaactggacTATGTCTATTAATTTCCCATTAACATTACATTAATAAACTAGATTATCACTGTGAAGAGGCATAATTGGACTTTGGCATAACCAATTCTTGACAGGTTAAGGTTATATGAGGGGTTTTTATTACAGGTTGGGTGCTTGGTTTTCTATCCCATatgcaaacatttctcctctaaTATTAGCATATATGCACTGATTTGATTATAAACGAAATTTGTGGGCATAACTCATATTTGAAGACAATAACTTGTAGCTGAACAAGCTTCAAAATCTGGATAAGTGGAGACATGTCAATatatcttctgtttttctgcacaGCTGGTTTACGCAGGAGCTTTAGATTGAGTCGTAAAGAGAAGGAGAACAACGTGAATGAAGGCAAGCAAGCAGAGCAGGCAGATGGAGCTGAGTTCCTAACATATGAAGAAGTCACAAAGTATCAGCAACAGCCTGGTGAACAGCAAAGGCTGGTGGTTTTGATTGGTAAGATACCCAGCTGGTTcaaaatttttcatctttctccctcttcccttaTCCTGCACTTCCAGAAGCTTCCTTTAGATGTTTGGTTCGGGGGTTTTTGTGGttcttaaatgttttttctgatttttgtcagAACTcactcttttattttaaattacattaaaaacaaagaaaaaaaaaccaaggaatCAAACTCACCAAATCCTTGTAAAAATAATGATGCAGGactatttctcatttttctgattCACTTTCCTTTGGTTGTTACTCCAGCATTTAGTTAGGCTGTCAGAACTACTGATGAAGAGGTAGATGTTAGAATTATCTAACAGGATTTTGCATGCAATTTTAACTCAGCCTGGTGTTGAGCCAGCTTCCCAGGATGCCCTAGAATTCAAAGGTATCTCATAGAACCAACTGCTGAGATTACAGATTTTTTGACTTAAGTGTCTGCCAGAGGATTGTCCAGCAGTTGTTCAAGGAATTCAGTTTGTTCCTGATGATGTTCTTCAAAGCAGAGTATGGCAGACCAGGTCATGAGGTCTCTCATGAAGTGGTTTCTTCAAGCACACTCTGAATCATACTATTTGTGTGAAActgatacatttattttctgctgtatttcattTCACACAGAAATCTATcagtcagttttattttattaggtTGCTTGGGGGCCAAGTTAAGTGAGCTCAAGCAAAAAGTTGTGTCAGAGAACCCACAGGAGTATGGTGTTGCAGTTCCACGTGAGTAAAATTTACTGACTTGTGTTTGTTGCATCTTTATTCCCTAATTGCTGTCTAATGAATGTGGTGCCATCTGCACTGATGATAAATTGTGTTCTGACTACTGATTTTATGCATATTTATGAAgtacttcaaattatttttctcattgtcATATACTGTGTCTGCCTTTGATAGCTGAATAAATCATTATGTAACTTGGCACACATGCATTTTGGAATTCTGTCAgctcagtggggtttttttaattgtgttttccTAAGTGGGCAGATTGCATTCACAGGGTCtgttaaaagaatgaaaaacctaatacaggaagaaaaaatggagTGTGACTTGCAGAGAGAGCTGGTGTGATAAACTAGAATCTTAAGAGTCAGCCAAAACGTTGTGTGTTTAAAAGAGGGTGATTTTTCTTGAGAATAGCATTACagctgcagttaaaaaaaaaagcagacagcAATAAACCAAGTCAAAATTTGGGCAAGATTTTAAGTTGTTGATTAGTATATCTAGGCTGTTCAAACAAGCCAGTCAAAGTAATAGAGAAATGAGTGATTCTTGCGTGGCTTTGTGGCTAGAGTTACACTGAGTTTCTTTTACTggattattttctaaaaaaaaaggaattatcagacacacacacaaaaaaaaaatgcattgttATTTGTATTCCCCAACAAGCTACTTTTTGAATCCAGAAAATTAACATTGAGGGCACTGTTTATATGTTATTTAAGAcctttaaaaagtttttcagGCAGACTTCAGTAAGTTAGCAGAAGAACTCAGATGGGTAATTCCTACTTGAATTTAAacacatacagaaaaagaaTAGCAGACATTACTTTAATGGTCAGGCACAGATTTGTAGAATGATCATCAAAGCTTCTCCTACAGTAATAACAATTACTAAAAGAAATTACACCAAGAGTAAGGGACTCTCATAATTATGCAAACTTCACAGTACTTTGGGAAAACAGCCATCAATATTCTTACTGTAAATTCAAAAGCAGCATAATAGAACTTTATATatgtcctggttttgtttttgagTTTTCCAAGAAAATGAGAGTCCAGAATTCCAAATAGTTAAGTTACACTGTTTTCTGTAGGATATCCTCTGCTGCATCTACCAGGTGTAAGAAGGATGCTTCCTAATTTCTTTTTGCTATTTACAGCACTATTGGGAGCAAAACAACTTCATTTTTGGTCATACAGTATTTGAGattgaatttaaaacaaaattatatggtttgatttatattttgttcATTTGAATTTGCCACTGTGTAACTTTCTTGTTGGAGGTCATGAAAATGTGACTGGAACTAAGTAGAGAAAACGTTTGCAAAGGCTGATATGTCTCCCATGTCTTGCTTCCCTTCTCTTCTAGATACAACAAGGTCAAGGAAAAGTCATGAGAGAGAGGGAGTAGAATAcaattttgtttctaagcaaTCATTTGAGACAGATGTGCAGCAAAACAAGtgagttaattttaaaatactgatataattgactatttaaaaatattgcttGTCCAATCTTACATCATATGAATACCAAAATCAGGTGGCCAGTTGGATTAGCTGTATTAGAAGGGTTCAGCTTTCCAACTAAAAAGCTCTTTATTGAGTCTGGACTGTTAGAGCAAACTCAAAAATTTAGCTAGAAGCCATTTAGGAATAACATTAGTAGGAGGCTCCTGAGTTAGAATTTAAACCTGCATAAGTGCTGTGATTGGTCAGAATTTATTCTAGTGAAAGTAACAGATATTTAGTTGGGCCTGCTCACTCTCTGTTTAATATGATGGGTCAAAAGTTTTATTCACAAGTCTACTTGAAAGTGTGTGGAAGAGTGAATTTGTGGCTATACTGACCATTCTGTGAGCCTGAGTGTGTTTCCTCACAGTTCAGATTGTTACTAGTCTCCCAAAAGATGGAAGAATTGCAGTCCATTTCCTTGCCAGCTTTGTtctattttctgtgaaaaatatcctttcttcttcccctttttgtGCTGATTAGCTACTAGTGGTACATGAAGAATTGCTACTAAgcaaggaagggggaaaaaagtggaaaaaatttaaatcccTACCCACCTACTCctgattttctgcctttctcctccctgTTTGACTACTGTGACTTCACGAAACAGCTGTTAAATGTTCTAAGTTAaatattcttaatattttttgtagctggtatttaaaaatgtattgacTTTTTAGATTTGTGGAACATGGAGAATACAAGGAAAATTTGTACGGTACAAGTCTGGAGGCAATCCGATCTGTGATGGCCAAAAAGAAGGTTTGTTTGGTGGATGTGGTACCTGAAGTAAGTTCTGCAGcttatttcaaagaaagcaaatatgATTTACTGCTGGCTGACAGAATAGGGCTCTTGGGAAAGCAGTGCAGTGGTTACAGTTCCTACATGTCCAGCTGGTACAGCCTGGATGTCTCTTTAGTAGTTGTCACTGTGGGACTTTTCCCTTGCTGTGGGACTGAAGTGCATCACTGTCCCAGCCTGCTCAGGTCCTGGACAGAATACTTAGAAGagagttgttttttacattctagttctggtttttaaaaacactggccaacacacacacacaacacacacccAGGGCTCTCATTTGTAGGACCTCAAAGATACAGGAACAATTTTTGGGTGCAGATACGGAATACAGTAACATTAGGAATCACCCCCGGACACTAGCATTGTAAGCAGTGCCAGTAGACCTGCTCTTAATACCTTCATGCTGTGAGTTAATACTTGAAATTTTGATTCAGATTTTGTAACTGGGCTAGGAAAAGACTCGTGGTACTACCTCAGATGAATTCCAAGTTTAAGATTTGCAGTGTTTGGCTGCTTGAGAGAAGCAAACCATAATTTGCCCATGAAGCCAGGTTTTTTTATACTTGCCTCAGTATTTTTTGCCATGTCCTCACTCCTTGGAATCACAGTGCAAAGCAAGGCAGGTGTGCTGTTAAGGCCATGTTCCATGCACACAAGAGTGTGTTAGCCACTGGCATGAACCTTTGTTTGAAGAGCAAAAGATGGCTGTGGTCAGATGTGTAGTACACAGGACTTCACAGTGTGTCAGCTTGTACCAGTGAAACTACTGAAACCAGTCTGAGTCTGTCACTGACATGCAGCAAAAAGAAGTCTGATAACAAAAAATATCTGTTCACAGGCAGTAAAGCACTTGAGGACTCCTGAGTTTAAGCCTTACGTTATCTTCGTGAAGCCCctcatttcagaaaagaaaaaacatgtcTTAAAATCTCCCATGTCAGAAGAAATCTCAGCCCCCCTTGTAAGTATTCTAATTTCTAATCTCTTCTTTTTAGACATGAAAGAAGTATTTGGGCTAGCACTTCTGTTACATGAAAGAGCTTCTCTTCCATGACAACAAGAGTTAAAGTGGGACCCTGAGTAGGTCCTGTGCACATACAGCCTTTCAGATGGAACTTTAGAATGGAATTTTTGACTCCTTATATACTCAAGTTTTAAAGTAACATGAAGCCAAGTGCCAGTCTTCCATATGGATCTGGGTACATCAtcaaggctgcagcaggggaagttGTTACTGAACTCAGATAAACCAGTAGTCACTTTACAGTTCTGATGAGCAGCACCAGCAATGGTAATGCTAGCCAGCTATTTCTTATACCTCCAAAGTGACAGCCACACCAGTGTCACACAGTGTTTTAATGGTGTGCACACAAAACAGTATGTGGATGTCTTCTGAGGATCAAACCTAGATCAGCTGCAAATAGGTGATGTGTAAATCTGAACAAAAACAGAGTGCATAATGTCATTACTTTGGTAACTTGAACTTAAATTTATGTTACAGAACTTTGTTCACTTGGTAAGTTTTTGTGTAAGCCCTCAAAATTACTGAACTTGAGACAGTGCATGCAGCATTCCCTTTCAGTTTTTGAGGAGTGTGGTTTCCATGTCTTAGGTTAGGGCAGCAACTCTGAGTACATAAAGTGCAGCATCACCATTTTATGTCCCTCCTGTAATGTATTTCCCCCCTTCCCTAAGGTCTCCTGCATTTTTTGGAACAGCTACCAGTAACATACTGCTCCTTGAGCTCAGTTTCAATATCTTCAATACCTTTTCCTAATGGTAGCAGCTTTTGTTCCATGTTCTTTTCTCACAGTAATGACTCATTGTGCTAATATACTTTAAAATGCTAGTAACTAGAAAGACATGCTGTAAATGTCATACCAACATCTTGTGTTGATCAGCAGgatgaagagcagcaggaaattATTAATTCAGCAGCATTCATTGAAGAGCAGTATGGCCATTTAATTGACACTGTACTGGTGAAAGAAGATCTCCAGAGTGCATGTAATGAGCTGAAAAGTGTGTTAGAGAAACTAAACAAGGATTCATTTTGGGTGCCAGTCAGCTGGGTTAGGTCATAGCTTGTTACCATGTTTAAGGGAAAGATtgtataaaaatgttttgtaaataCTTGAAATAGAAAAGGGGAATACGTTGAATTTGCTTCAAAGCTGCTGGTCTTATCTAGAAGGCAGTACATAAAGACTGTatgaggaaaaacaacaaagtCACAAGCTGACACTGCCTTTCTGAGTCAAAATTTTGAATAGCAGCTGTCCTTAAAGAAGTCGATACTCAGACTAAAGAAGCCAGTCCAATCTTTAGACTGTAAATAGTGCATTTTGTTACAATGGAGTTTTGCAGAGGGTCCCACACTTCCAAAGCATTTTCGTGCTGAGACACTGTGgctagaaaaaaaacctcagaataAAGTACCCTTTGGGAACAAGCTTTGGAAGAGTGTTCTTTGGAGAGTGGTTACACCGTGTCAGTTACTCTGAAGTTCAACTGGCCAGGAAAACATGCTTCCCTTCACACAGAAGCATTGATTGGAAATCCTTTCCAGTTAAGCACTAAAAACTAGGCCAGCTGTAGAAGGGGGTTTTGTATGTCCATCACACTTCCCAGTACTCCAAGTTGTCTTGCACCAGTGTTAGGCTGCTCATCTGTAGCTTATGCCCACTTTCCCCTTATCTTTCCACTGACACAGGACAAATGCTAAACAACTTGTGAGTGTACCTGTATGGCTGGCCAGCTCATAAAACATAGATTTTTATAGTGTACATGAAAACAACTGCATATGGTTCTAAAATAGGACATTTAAGAAGCTAAGTTTCTGCAAAACATCTTTGCCTGTGCTACCTGATGGGACACAGCCTTAACACCAGTGGAACAGCTCTAAAAAGGGCGCTAAAAGGAGGAGCCTGAAGTAATAAATTGCTGTGCTACAGCTCAAAATCATCATCCTTCCAGCATTTATGACTTTTGTTCCAAATCTGGTAAAGGGTTCCAGAGTATCTGATTGGCCTGAAGAAGAAATCTTAACTGGTAAAGGATCTTGTATATAGTTGAGGAGACTTGaatatacagtatttttaagtGGGTCTTAATAAGAAGATGCAGAGCTGATTCTGGAAGTAGCTGTGCTTTATAATTGGGGGGTGTGAGGGGAGAGCATTGTACAGGTGCATGTTAGCTGTAACTAGTTCCTATTCTCACTTGCCTGCTGAGGTCTAATACTTCCTGTGTATTGTGCCCTTTAAACAAGACCTCTTGGTGTACCAGTCTTGTTCCTTATATCTTAACAGTATGATGTTATTCTTGTTCCATGACATTAAGCAGAACTAAAAGTTGCATATTAAAAGCACATTTCTTACATACCAGTGTCACTGAATCTACATTA encodes the following:
- the MPP3 gene encoding MAGUK p55 subfamily member 3 isoform X4, which produces MLVVHDTVAQKNFDPALPPLPDNFDDDFDEESVKIVRLVKNKEPLGATIRRDEHTGAVIVARIMRGGAADRSGLVHVGDELREVNGITVLHKRPEEISQILAQSRGSITLKIIPAIKEEDRLKDSKVFMRALFCYNPKEDRAIPCQEAGLPFKRRHVLEVVSQDDPTWWQAKRVGDTNLRAGLIPSKQFQERRLIYRRSTGTLQNSRTPKKPLYDQSSDKEDCDCEGYFNGHYIAGLRRSFRLSRKEKENNVNEGKQAEQADGAEFLTYEEVTKYQQQPGEQQRLVVLIGCLGAKLSELKQKVVSENPQEYGVAVPHTTRSRKSHEREGVEYNFVSKQSFETDVQQNKFVEHGEYKENLYGTSLEAIRSVMAKKKVCLVDVVPEAVKHLRTPEFKPYVIFVKPLISEKKKHVLKSPMSEEISAPLQDEEQQEIINSAAFIEEQYGHLIDTVLVKEDLQSACNELKSVLEKLNKDSFWVPVSWVRS